In the Nicotiana tabacum cultivar K326 chromosome 16, ASM71507v2, whole genome shotgun sequence genome, one interval contains:
- the LOC107767435 gene encoding uncharacterized protein LOC107767435: protein MLGFSYGEIFLLLGATAALIGPKDLPIIARTAGRFAGRAIGYVQLARGQFESVMQQSQARQVHKELQDTIAQLEAIRHEIRTVSFMNPGPLTSRLVDNISATAGAGTIANGPRKSDEESTIVENGPKKSDKESKTVTVTPKDHNSGSSALTDMHSQAAAYARLAEMTPLKSLSVDREGLSELTDESGSIIVLPVSAESAGLLPKRKDEAKGSDIVLEAILEAEVANNAKEFFSQPQNQLNSE from the coding sequence ATGCTTGGATTTTCATATGGAGAGATATTTCTCTTGCTTGGCGCTACTGCTGCTCTTATTGGACCTAAGGATCTGCCAATCATAGCAAGAACAGCTGGCAGATTTGCTGGGCGTGCCATTGGTTATGTTCAATTGGCCCGTGGTCAGTTTGAAAGTGTCATGCAGCAGTCTCAAGCTCGCCAGGTGCATAAGGAACTGCAAGATACCATTGCTCAACTAGAAGCCATACGTCATGAAATTCGAACAGTCTCTTTTATGAATCCTGGTCCATTGACATCGAGGCTAGTAGACAACATCAGCGCTACAGCTGGGGCTGGCACGATAGCAAATGGACCTCggaaatctgatgaagagagcacaATAGTTGAAAATGGACCTAAAAAATCTGATAAAGAGAGCAAAACAGTAACTGTCACACCTAAGGATCATAATTCAGGGAGTTCAGCTTTGACTGATATGCACAGCCAAGCAGCTGCTTATGCGAGATTGGCAGAAATGACTCCTTTGAAATCTCTGTCCGTGGATAGGGAAGGTCTGAGTGAACTGACTGATGAATCTGGCAGTATTATTGTACTCCCTGTCTCTGCTGAGAGTGCCGGATTGTTGCCAAAACGTAAAGATGAAGCAAAGGGGTCTGACATTGTCTTAGAAGCTATACTAGAGGCAGAAGTGGCAAATAATGCCAAAGAATTTTTCTCACAGCCACAAAACCAATTAAATAGTGAATAA